The genomic segment TTGCTTGTCAGATCGCATTTACCATTTTCAATACTCCTAACCGTATTGCTCGTATTCGTTCGCCTGAATACCTAAAAGAAAAAGACCGCTTATTCCAATCAGATGCTATTCCGGTTGATCACCTAATTGCACCAGAAGAATTAGTGACTGGTTATATTGAGCGTCTAATTGAATACCCAGGTGCACTTCAAGTTGCTAGCTTTGCTGAGAAAAAAGTCAGCTTGGTAGCAGTAAAAGCCTACTATGGCGGCCCACTTGTCGGAAACGCACTTTCTGCACTTCGTGATCATATGCCTCACATTGATACTCGTGTTGCTGCTATTTTCCGTCAAGGTCGTCCAATTAGACCTCAAGGTACAACAGTTATTGAAGCGGATGATGAAGTCTTCTTTGTTGCGGCAAGTAACCACATTCGCTCTGTAATGAGTGAGTTACAACGTCTAGAACGTCCATACAAACGAATTATGATTGTTGGTGGCGGTAATATCGGTGCAGGTCTTGCCAGACGTTTAGAGAAAAACTACAGCGTTAAACTCATTGAGCGTAATATGAAACGCGCAGAGCAGTTATCAGAATTGCTCGAAGACAGCATTGTTTTCTGTGGTGATGCTGCTGATCAAGAATTACTCAGTGAAGAGCACATTGACCAAGTCGATGTCTTTATTGCAGTAACCAACGAAGATGAAGCAAACATCATGTCCGCCATGCTTGCAAAACGCATGGGCGCTAAAAAAGTAATGGTACTAATCCAGCGTGGCGCTTATGTCGATTTAGTTCAAGGCGGCGTAATTGATGTGGCTATTTCTCCTCAACAAGCGACCATTTCAGCACTATTAACCCATGTTCGTCGTGCCGATATCGTAAACGTATCTTCTCTTCGTCGTGGAGCAGCAGAAGCAATTGAAGCGATTGCTCATGGTGATGAAACTACCTCTAAAGTTGTTGGTAAAGAAGTACAACACATCAAACTTCCACCAGGTACCACTATTGGTGCGATTGTTCGTGGCGAAGAAGTTCTCATCGCACACGATAAGACTGTGATCGAGCAGGATGATCACGTTGTTATGTTCCTAGTGGATAAAAAATACGTTCAGGATGTTGAACGCTTATTCCAACCGAGCCCGTTCTTCTTGTAATTATGGTTAACTACAAACCGATCTTATTTGTAATAGGGCTAGTGCTTTCAAAGCTAGCCCTGTTTATGTATATCCCAACTCTTGTTGCTCTTTTTACTGGTACAGCTGGCTTTCTTGAGTTTGGACAAGCGGTTGCTATTACTCACGTAGTGGCATTTGCTTGTTTAACTTTTGGCCGTAGTAAACAGTTTAAGATGAACGTGAGGGATATGTTTCTTATCACCACACTTGTCTGGACGATTGCCAGCGCCTTTGCTGCACTGCCTTTTGTGTTCATCAACCATATTAGCTTTACTGACGCTTACTTTGAAACCATGTCTGGCATAACGACGACAGGTTCAACGGTTCTCAGCGGACTAGATGATATGGCACCAAGTATTCTACTATGGCGCTCGACCCTGCAATGGCTTGGTGGGGTTGGATTCATTGTAATGGCGGTAGCTATTCTTCCAATGCTTAATGTTGGTGGTATGCGTCTATTCCAAACAGAGTCTTCCGACTGGTCAGATAAAAGTGCACCAAGAACCAAATACGTCGCCAAATATATAGTAAGTGTCTATTTAAGTTTAACGCTGTTATGTTTTTTAAGTTACTTGGTTACTGGGATGACACCGTTTGAGGCAATAAACCATGCTTTTACCACGTTATCAACTGGTGGATATTCAACGTCTGACAGCTCTATGAATCGATTTTCCAATAGTACTCATTGGGTCGCTTCTTTCTTCATGTTTGCTGGCGGTTTGCCGTTTTTATTATTCATTCAAGTACTGAAAAAACGAGATCCCAAGGTCTTATTTAAAGATGCTCAAGTCGTTGGCTATTTAAAGCTCGTTTTGATTACAAGTTTATTTGTGGCGACATGGTTAGTCATTCATAACGATTATGAGATTATGGATGCATTACGAGTCTCTGTATTTAATATTATTTCGGTAATCACGACCACTGGATTTGGCTTAGACGACTTCACCGCATGGGGCGCATTCCCAGCGATTATTTTTGCGTTTGTCATGATGGCAGGGGCCTGTTCTGGCTCTACCGCTGGCGGGATTAAAATCTTCCGCTTCCAAATTGCAGCCACTATGCTTAATAAACAGATGATGAAACTGATTCACCCATCAGGTATTTTTGTCCAACGCTACAATGGCCGCCCAGTGACCGATGATATCGCACGTTCAGTAGTTGCTTTGGTATTCACCTTCTTCTTAACTATCATCATTATATCTGCATTGTTAGGCAGCTTAGGTCTTGATCCTGTTACAAGCATTACCAGTGCGATAACAGCAGTTGCTAACGTGGGTCCGGGAATGGGGCACATTGTCGGTCCAACCGGAAACTTTGCCACATTACCTGATGCCGCAAAATGGATATTAAGTATTGGTATGTTGATGGGGCGCTTAGAAATACTGACCGTATTAGTTCTTTTTTTCCCTGCATTTTGGAAGGGTTAACACCTATTACCGTAATATAAAAAATAGCCTAGTGTTTACGCACTAGGCCATTTTTTGTCATCAGGAAATCGTATTTAAACGGGTTTTACGTAGTAATAGATAGATAAAAACTGGGTAACACAACCACCAAGTACAAACAGATGCCAAATTGCATGGTTATATGGGATCTTCTTCGCGACATAAAAAATAACACCAAGAGAATAAATCACACCACCAAGACCAAGTAAAATCACGCCATTAATATCAATATGTATCACTAATTGATACACCGCAATCACCGACAACCACCCCATAATAAGATAAGTAATCAATGACAACTTCTTAAATCGATAAACAAAAATAATCTTGCCTATGATACCAATTAACGCAATCGCCCAAATAACCCCCATTAACCAATAAGCTAATGGTGTACGTAAACTAACAAGAAGATAGGGGGTATAACTGCCAGCGATGAGCAAAAAAATGGCACAGTGATCAAGCGTTTTTAATACCCGTTTTGCTTTAGGTGCGGCAATTGAATGATATAGCGTAGAAGCGAGAAACAACAAAATAATACTGGCGCCATACACAGACATACTTGTTATTGTTAACCAATCAGCATCAACCGAGTTTGCTTTTACTAATAATAATATTAAAGCAACGACACCAAAAACCATCCCTAGACCATGGCTTAAGCTATTGGCTAATTCTTCTTTTTTTGAATATGTTGTAGAGGTAGACATAATTATCCCATAGAGTGATTACTCGATAAGGGAAGTATGCCACATTTAAGCGTACACTTGTAAGCTTAAATGTGAGGTTTTTCATTTATATCTATTTACTATGTCGTTTGATTTAAAAAATCAATAACTTGCTGACCTGCATCTTCTGGAGATAATTTTGTTGAGAGCACTAGATTACGCTTTAAATCTCCATTGCTTAACACTGAAGATAATAAGCCCAATACTCCTCCTTTATGCCTTCTATCAACCTCAAACCACAACTCTAATTCGTCACTATTTCTATGTGCAATTAACTCAAGTTCACGCCAACGACCGTGGTATGGGCCATCAAAAGGAACAAATTCAAATTCTTGAACAAAAGGTAACTCAAATCCTTCCACATGTTCACACTCAACCTGACGAATACGCAGACCTTCCGTTTCTAATGCTGTTAACACCCCATCAAGTAATGGCTCTGGACGAACAGTAATCGGATCTTTATCTGTCGGGTCTAACCCTAGAGAGATATCTAGCCCAGTTTGTACCCATACCTTTGCATCACCAATTGTCACTGGTGTATTTAATGGCAGATCCAACTCAACATCAAATTTTCGCTCTTGTTTAGGTTCTATGGTAAATGCGTAAGGTAATCCCCAATCGACTAATACATGAGTTTGACTGATAATCTCTCTACGTGTTCCCTTTTCATCATTACGCATCATTTCTTTTTTATACTGACAGCATAATTTCAAATCAATATTTTCAATATGCTGCTCAGTAGCTCCTCCCGTAATTTCAATAGTCACTTGTACTTTTTGACCTGGGATCAGAATTTCATGATGAATAATCGTATCTACATTTGCAGAACCAATACCCAACGATGCCAGTGTTTTCTTAAAAAAAGACATGTTAACTCTCCCTGACTCATCCATGCATTTCAGTCTATTAGTATTGCTCAATTTATATCATTTCGCTGAGATGTACCTCGACTAATTGGCAGTTTATGATACTCTCAGTGAGTGTTTTATAAACACTCAATCCTGACGATTTATTTGGACTAGCGAAAGCTAAAAAGAGTCTCATTTTGATGTAACTCATAAATCGTTAGGTCATTAATTTGGCCAAGGAAGTGCCTGACTATAGAGATAAACATGCGTCCTATGACTGTCAGGTTCTCACGCTCTGCTTCAACGCATAGTGTGGATCGTCGTCGCAGCCACTTTGTAAAAGTGGCGGTAACGAAAAAGAACGTACCAGAAATGACTCTAGTAGTTTCAACAAAAACTGAAACTCCAACTGAAGTTTCCTGTGCGGCATAATTTAAAAGCGTAGCCTTTGGGTTACGCTTTTTCTTTTAATATCTGATATAACTTCGATATACTTGCCCTTAATAATAATAGGGAGAATGCTCAATGAAATGCCATCGCGTTAATGAACTTATCGAATTGATCCACCCAGAATGGAAAAAAGAACCTGAACTTAATCTTATGCAGTTCATTATGAAACTTGCAGAAGAGACTAAATATGAAGGTAAATTAGAAGATCTTACGGACGATGTTCTTATCTATCATCTAAAAATGCGCAACAGCGAAAAAGATGAAATGATCCCAGGCTTAGCAAAAGATCAAGAAAACGATTTTAAAACTGCCATTCTAAAAGCACGCGGACTTCTATAAGAATCGACAATAGCGATCTGATTTATAAAGAATCAGATCGAATTTCTCTCAAATAAAGCACACTTTTTTAACTAACTTTGAACCTTCCTACGTATTCTAACTACTCATCAAGCTATAATTCAGCCGCAATATCTACATCACCAACCACGAAATGGTTCAGCTCAATAAAACCATCGTTGGGATACCTCATAAAAATAATTAGGAAGAATAATGAGTCAGGATAAGATCGACATCAAAGATGTGACTCCAAAACAATTTAACCCAAAAACACATAAATCTAGCAGTGACCGTTTTAATCCAAATTCAGGAATTTATGTTCGTCAAAGCAAAGGTACGTTCCAAAAACTACGCCGCTATGGTGGGTGGTTTTTATTAGCGTTATTTGTTCTTACCCCATGGATTTCATTTGGCGACAGACAAGCGATTTTATTAGATATTGGTAGTCAGCAATTTAATTTCTTTGCCACCACTTTATTTCCTCAAGATCTCACTTTATTGGCACTTCTTTTTGTCATCGCCGCATTTGGGCTCTTTTTTATTACTACCTTTTTAGGCCGAGTATGGTGTGGTTACCTTTGCCCTCAAACCGTTTGGACATTTATGTATATCTGGTTTGAAGAAAAATTAGAAGGTCCTGCAAACAAACGACGCAAGCAAGATCAGCTAAAGATGACATCAAACTTGCTTGCCAGAAAAGCCTTAAAACACCTCGCTTGGATTGCTATTGCCATTGCGACAGGCCTAACCTTTG from the Aliivibrio wodanis genome contains:
- the trkA gene encoding Trk system potassium uptake protein TrkA, with product MKIIILGAGQVGGTLAENLVGENNDITVVDKSSERLRELQDKYDLRVVQGFASHPDTLREAGAQDADMLVAVTNSDETNMIACQIAFTIFNTPNRIARIRSPEYLKEKDRLFQSDAIPVDHLIAPEELVTGYIERLIEYPGALQVASFAEKKVSLVAVKAYYGGPLVGNALSALRDHMPHIDTRVAAIFRQGRPIRPQGTTVIEADDEVFFVAASNHIRSVMSELQRLERPYKRIMIVGGGNIGAGLARRLEKNYSVKLIERNMKRAEQLSELLEDSIVFCGDAADQELLSEEHIDQVDVFIAVTNEDEANIMSAMLAKRMGAKKVMVLIQRGAYVDLVQGGVIDVAISPQQATISALLTHVRRADIVNVSSLRRGAAEAIEAIAHGDETTSKVVGKEVQHIKLPPGTTIGAIVRGEEVLIAHDKTVIEQDDHVVMFLVDKKYVQDVERLFQPSPFFL
- the trkH gene encoding Trk system potassium uptake protein, coding for MVNYKPILFVIGLVLSKLALFMYIPTLVALFTGTAGFLEFGQAVAITHVVAFACLTFGRSKQFKMNVRDMFLITTLVWTIASAFAALPFVFINHISFTDAYFETMSGITTTGSTVLSGLDDMAPSILLWRSTLQWLGGVGFIVMAVAILPMLNVGGMRLFQTESSDWSDKSAPRTKYVAKYIVSVYLSLTLLCFLSYLVTGMTPFEAINHAFTTLSTGGYSTSDSSMNRFSNSTHWVASFFMFAGGLPFLLFIQVLKKRDPKVLFKDAQVVGYLKLVLITSLFVATWLVIHNDYEIMDALRVSVFNIISVITTTGFGLDDFTAWGAFPAIIFAFVMMAGACSGSTAGGIKIFRFQIAATMLNKQMMKLIHPSGIFVQRYNGRPVTDDIARSVVALVFTFFLTIIIISALLGSLGLDPVTSITSAITAVANVGPGMGHIVGPTGNFATLPDAAKWILSIGMLMGRLEILTVLVLFFPAFWKG
- the hlyIII gene encoding hemolysin III, producing MSTSTTYSKKEELANSLSHGLGMVFGVVALILLLVKANSVDADWLTITSMSVYGASIILLFLASTLYHSIAAPKAKRVLKTLDHCAIFLLIAGSYTPYLLVSLRTPLAYWLMGVIWAIALIGIIGKIIFVYRFKKLSLITYLIMGWLSVIAVYQLVIHIDINGVILLGLGGVIYSLGVIFYVAKKIPYNHAIWHLFVLGGCVTQFLSIYYYVKPV
- a CDS encoding putative sporulation-control protein, with translation MSFFKKTLASLGIGSANVDTIIHHEILIPGQKVQVTIEITGGATEQHIENIDLKLCCQYKKEMMRNDEKGTRREIISQTHVLVDWGLPYAFTIEPKQERKFDVELDLPLNTPVTIGDAKVWVQTGLDISLGLDPTDKDPITVRPEPLLDGVLTALETEGLRIRQVECEHVEGFELPFVQEFEFVPFDGPYHGRWRELELIAHRNSDELELWFEVDRRHKGGVLGLLSSVLSNGDLKRNLVLSTKLSPEDAGQQVIDFLNQTT